The stretch of DNA CTCCTTGGCAAGCCAGGTATCGATCAGGGCGTTACCGAAGCGATCCGGCAAGGAGTCCGCGAGCAGGCCGGGCAAGCCATGAAATGTCTGGTAGGCCAAATTAGGGAAAGAATAGATTTGTTTAGAGAGCGGCATTCGAATTGGCGCGATTTCGATTTTGCTATTGATAAAGGCCGGTTCATATTCGAAGTATCCGCAGTTTTTATCCCGATCCCAACTCACCGCGCCGATAGTGCGACCCCAAAGTTCAACGCGGGCGATGGTCATTTTTCATCTCCCCATTCCCAGGTCGGTGTTGTTGTAGGTTTTCCCTTGGCGGGTAGAGAAGCGCGTTGGCGTATTTTTCCGCTCATTTTAAGCTGCTGTATAGGGCTAATGTTAGGCTCAGGAATCAAGCTATCAAACTGCTCCAGCATATCCAGTGCGCGCAGAATGCGAATGAAATTGGCAAGCTGGGTAGAATGACCTTGCTCCAGCCGCTGTATGGTTGGTGTGGAGACACCGGCTTCTATGGCCAATGCTTGCTGCGTCATATTTTGATTGAGCCGACAGCGGGAGATTCTGGCGCCTAGTTCCAGCAGGGTGGCTTTATCGGACATATCTTTTGAAATATTCATAAGGCATCAAAATTGATTTGTTTAGTTTAATTTCACGCTTTAATATATCACTAATGAGTAATTATGCAATTTTATTTTAGATATCAAAAATGATTGGTTAACGATCTAATTTTACATAAGGCATCAATAATGATGTCTTATCTGGTTAAAGATAAAATGGCTAAATACCCAGTGAATGGCACTGCTTTAAGAGTTTACCTCCCTCTCCCACTGGTGGGAGAGGGCCGGGGTGAGGGTGGAAACAGTCCTGTGTAGAGCCTTTAATCCACCCCCCCCCCTCATCCTAGCCTTCTCCTCAAGGAGAAGGAATTTTGTAGTTGAATTAGCTTAAGCTTAAGCCAGTGCCACTCAGTACCCAGTCATTTCCAAATAGCCACGGCCCAGTTCTTGTTTGCCCTCACCATCGAAAATAATCACGGCACCCTCCCAATATTTAATGCTGGTGTTCATCCATTGCCGAGGGATAGCGGCTTGAACAATCCATTCTTTCGCGGGCAGGCCAGAGGGGGCATTAAGTTTGATGCGCCAGCGAATTGGGTAGTTTGCGCCGTTAGGCGCTTGCCACCAATCGAGCGGGGTAAGATCGATCTGTTCGGGCTGAATAGTGGTTTTTTCGCTCGATGGGCTGATCCAACTGCCTTGGCTGTTGGTATCGATGCCGCCATCTTTTTTGCGTAGCTGGTAGAACATCATTTCTTCGCCGGAATGGAATTGCAGGGAGAACCAATCCCAGCCCTGCTGATCCGGCGCTAACAGGCTGGTGCCCCATTCGCGGTCGAGCCAGCTGGCGCCGGTTACCGGATAACTTTCCTTGCCGATGCGGATTGTTCCAGAGGTCGCAAGTCGAGTGATGGAGTAATAGTAGGAAGCATTGCCTGGCTCGGAGCTTTTTCGGCTTAAGCCTTGCTCGCCCTGTAAAACTATTTTTTTGTCGGGGCTGATGGTTAATGCGAGAGAAAAATGATCAGTGTTGATGTCCAGTTGCCAAGGGAATTTATCCCAATTAGCTAACAGTTGCCAGTCGTCCAACCAAACCCGCCATGGTGTCGATGTGTTTCCCGCCAAGCCGACAGCCTCTCGAGAAAATCTTTCATCATGCCAATGCTGCCCGGAATCGATATCGGTGACAGCGGTGTGCGCCATCCAGATATGATCGGCGGCCCAAGCGGATTGTCGTTTGGGTATTTCGGCGGAGAGGGCAATGCGAAAAAAAGTGACCTGATAACCAAAGCGCCGCCCTTCAGCGGTATTTAAATTGCCGGTGAAGTACCACCATTCGTTTTTGTAGCCGGAGTGGGCGGCATGATCCTGTGGGAATGTGAAAGCACGGGGATTGAGTGCACGCTGAAAACCGGCGATGTCGTTGTTGCTCAGCGCACGTTGTAGTGAATTGTCTTCCGCCGTTGGCTGACACCCAAACAAAAGCAAGCTGACGCAGAGCAAAGCGAATAGCCGCGTAATAGGATTTCCGGGCGAGCAGAGTAGGGGATGGTGGCGGGAGAACGACATGCTATTCCTCCCGTAATGACTGTGCGATGCTAAGGCGTGCAGCATGCCGTGCTGGATAAATACCCGCCAGCAGTGAGGCGACGAGGGCGAGCGCGACACCTTCCAGCAGAACGGTGACCGACAGCTGATGCTGCATGCTCCAACCGAAGGAGCGTAGGTTGATCACATCAATGAGCAACCTTGACATCAGGTAGCCGAGAGGGATCGCCAAAATACCGGCATAGATTCCCATAGCGCCAGTTTGCAAATAGATGATGCGTTTGACCTCATTCGGCGTGGCGCCGGTTGCACGTAGGAGGGCAAACTCGCGACTACGTTCTAGCTGCAAGGCCATTAGCGCGCTGAGAATACCGATAAAAGCCACCAGTATCGAAAGCAGGCGCAGTACATGGGTGATGGTAAAGGTACGGTCGAAGATGGCGAGCGAAATCTCCTTGATTTCCTGATTGGCGGTAATGCGCAGGCTGTGTTGAGCAGTAAGCGCCGTATTTTCAGCAATACCGTAACGGCTGCTTAATTGTCTGATTTGATCGGCTAGTTGTTGCGAATCTATCGATATTTTTCGATAGACCCCCAGTGCTGAAATGGCGCCATCCTGCCAGCGCTCTTGATACAGTGAAAGCGGCATAAGGATTAAACCGTGACTGGAGGTGTAGTCGTAGAACACGCCTAAAATAGAGAATAATTCCTTGCCGCTATGAGTGCTAAGTTCAATCTGGTCGTTAACCGCCAATTTGCGGTGGAACGCTAGGGGTTCGGATATCAAAACGCCTTTGCCCGCAAAAAAATCAGCGCGCACCTGGTCGGGTTTGCCAGCCTTGAGATTAAAACCGCGTGTATTGGCGGGGTTATCGGAAACCGCCATCAAACGCATCGGTCCCCACTGACTTTCGACTTTGGTTGCCCGGTTGAGCCAAACTGAGGCAACTCCCGGATGCTGTTCGATAGCTTGAGTCAACCCCTGCGGTATACCGGCATCGGTGCGGTTGCTCGCTCGGCCCGCAGAGCTGATATAAATATCGCTGTTCAAGGATTGATCCAGCCAGTCAGCCACGGAACCCCTGAAACTTTCAATCATGACACCGACGCCGATGGTGGTGGCGATGGCAATGCTCAGTGCGGCCACCGCTAAACCGACGCGGCTTAAACTGGCGGAAATACCGCGCATGGCTATGCGTGCGATGGGGCCGGTGCGATCAGTGGCAAGTGATTTTTGCACGCCCAGGGCTAGTAGCTTGACTAGCAGCGGCACGATGAGACTAAAACCCAGGATGGTCAGCGCCAGGGCAAGAAAGCCGACAAATAGGCTGGTGTTAGAGCCATAAGCGAGGCCGAGACCGAGCGCGATTAACACTAGCCCGCAGCCAGTCAGCAAAGGTAAATAACGTTGCACACGGAGCTGTAAACTAGAGTGCTGTTGTACGCTGGCCGGTTGTGAGCGCGCCGCCTCCCAAGCCGGTAGTGTCGCCGCTAACAAGCTGGCCAGCAGCCCCAAACAGAAGCCTTTCAACAAAGAGCCGGGATAAATAATGAAACGCGTTACCTCTAAACTGTAGTAGAGGTCGTTGATAGTGCGGGTGACCAGTTGTACCAAGCCCTGACCGAGCAGAATGCCAAGCACTAAGCCGAGCAGGGCGCCAACCAGTCCCAACATGGCCGCTTCCGTTAATACCAACACAAAGAGTTGGCGCCGCGTCGTTCCGAGAGTGCGCAAGGTGCCCAGGGTTGCGCGTCGCTGTAATACCATAAAGGTCATCGTGTTGTAGATGAGGAAGCCGCCCACCAGCAACGCGAGTAAGCTCATGGCACTGAGATTGGTGTGAAAGGCGCGGGTCATTTGGGTGATGGCTTGATTACGCGAACCGGACTCGACGATTTCCAATGTCGGCGGCAACAGGGCTTTGATACGCGTTAATTCCTCGTCACTGTGTGCAATCAAATCAATGCGATCTAAAAAACCAATACGATTTAATAGTTCCTGCGCAACGGCGATATCGGCAACGACAAGGCCCTGTGCCGCGAGCGGATGACTGAGCGGAATCAACCGTGAAATTTGCACGCTATGGATTTGATTGCCCTGCCTGGCCTCGACCTGGTCGCCGGCGCGAAGCTGCAAGATATCCGCAGTGGCTTGGGATATCGCAATGCTATTGGGGCTTAACAGTAAAGTACGCCCCGTTTGCGCCGAGAGATTAATGGCGCTGGCGCGAAACTGTTGTTCCGCA from Pseudomonadales bacterium encodes:
- a CDS encoding helix-turn-helix transcriptional regulator; the protein is MNISKDMSDKATLLELGARISRCRLNQNMTQQALAIEAGVSTPTIQRLEQGHSTQLANFIRILRALDMLEQFDSLIPEPNISPIQQLKMSGKIRQRASLPAKGKPTTTPTWEWGDEK
- a CDS encoding ABC transporter permease, which produces MPKTLLLRSLLTRTSTRHLTRHPWQTWLAILGIALGVAVVVAVDLANVSAKRSFDLSLEMVTGKSTHAILGGVQGIPESFYSQLRTQHGIRHIAPVVSGQLLISDRSYSLLGVDPFAEQQFRASAINLSAQTGRTLLLSPNSIAISQATADILQLRAGDQVEARQGNQIHSVQISRLIPLSHPLAAQGLVVADIAVAQELLNRIGFLDRIDLIAHSDEELTRIKALLPPTLEIVESGSRNQAITQMTRAFHTNLSAMSLLALLVGGFLIYNTMTFMVLQRRATLGTLRTLGTTRRQLFVLVLTEAAMLGLVGALLGLVLGILLGQGLVQLVTRTINDLYYSLEVTRFIIYPGSLLKGFCLGLLASLLAATLPAWEAARSQPASVQQHSSLQLRVQRYLPLLTGCGLVLIALGLGLAYGSNTSLFVGFLALALTILGFSLIVPLLVKLLALGVQKSLATDRTGPIARIAMRGISASLSRVGLAVAALSIAIATTIGVGVMIESFRGSVADWLDQSLNSDIYISSAGRASNRTDAGIPQGLTQAIEQHPGVASVWLNRATKVESQWGPMRLMAVSDNPANTRGFNLKAGKPDQVRADFFAGKGVLISEPLAFHRKLAVNDQIELSTHSGKELFSILGVFYDYTSSHGLILMPLSLYQERWQDGAISALGVYRKISIDSQQLADQIRQLSSRYGIAENTALTAQHSLRITANQEIKEISLAIFDRTFTITHVLRLLSILVAFIGILSALMALQLERSREFALLRATGATPNEVKRIIYLQTGAMGIYAGILAIPLGYLMSRLLIDVINLRSFGWSMQHQLSVTVLLEGVALALVASLLAGIYPARHAARLSIAQSLREE
- a CDS encoding carotenoid 1,2-hydratase, whose protein sequence is MSFSRHHPLLCSPGNPITRLFALLCVSLLLFGCQPTAEDNSLQRALSNNDIAGFQRALNPRAFTFPQDHAAHSGYKNEWWYFTGNLNTAEGRRFGYQVTFFRIALSAEIPKRQSAWAADHIWMAHTAVTDIDSGQHWHDERFSREAVGLAGNTSTPWRVWLDDWQLLANWDKFPWQLDINTDHFSLALTISPDKKIVLQGEQGLSRKSSEPGNASYYYSITRLATSGTIRIGKESYPVTGASWLDREWGTSLLAPDQQGWDWFSLQFHSGEEMMFYQLRKKDGGIDTNSQGSWISPSSEKTTIQPEQIDLTPLDWWQAPNGANYPIRWRIKLNAPSGLPAKEWIVQAAIPRQWMNTSIKYWEGAVIIFDGEGKQELGRGYLEMTGY